The nucleotide sequence TGGTATCATAGTAGATAATCTAATAGGACAAGAAGAGATCGTTATCAAATCTCTTGGTAACTATTTACAAAATATCAGAGGAATTGCCGGCGGAACGATCAGGGGAGACGGAAAAGTTACCTTGATAGTTGATGTTGGTATGATCATGGATATGGCAAAAGAGATTAAGATAGATATCAGAGCTAGTATAGAATCAAGCATCAAAGCTGTTTCAAAAGATAAGCCAAGTGATTATAAAGTTTTAATTGTTGATGACTCGAAGATGGATAGAACAATTATGCAAAAATCACTCGAACCTATAGGCGTAACAGTGATAGAAGCAACAAACGGCGTTGAAGCTCTAAACATAATAAAATCAGGCGATCATGTTATAGACGCCGTACTGATAGATATAGAGATGCCAAGAATGGATGGATATACTCTAGCTGGTGAGATTAGAAAGTATTCGAAATATAGAAATTTACCTCTTATCGCAGTTACAAGTAGAACTAGTAAAAGCGACCGCTTAAGAGGTGTAGAAGTTGGTATGACTGAGTATATAACAAAACCTTACTCTCCAGAATACCTTGAAAATGTTGTTAGAAAAAACATCAAGCTAATGTAAGGAAAGTAAAATGAGCGATAAGTTAGAACAAGTTTTACAAAAACAGAAGCAACAAATAACTGAACCTACTGCAAAAGATAGAGATGAGATAGAGCAGCTGGTTGGATTTATAGTTGGCGAGGAGGAATTTGCTATTCCGATTTTATATATCAAAGAGATTATAAAACCGATAGAATATACTAGGGTTCCTAGTGTTCCAGATTATGTTTTAGGTGTTTTTAATCTAAGAGGAAATGTTATACCTCTTATAGATTTAAGGATTAAATTTAATCTACATCCATCTAAAATGACGGCAAATACTCGTTATATCGTTATGAAAGATGATGATAATATAGCGGGATTTGTTATCGATAGACTTACTGAGGCTATTAGGATTAACAAAGATAGAATTGATCAGCCACCTGAAACTTTAGCAAAAGATAAAGGTATGATTCAAGGAATCGGTAAAAGAGATAATAACATACTTACAATACTAAAAGTTGAAGCACTTTTAAAACGTGATTTTTAAGGGTTAAGATGATAAAACTTTGTGTTTTTGACTTTGACTCTACTTTAATGGATGGTGAGACTATCACCATCCTTTCAAGTGCTGTTGGAAAAGATAAAGAGGTTAGCGATATCACAAAAAGAGCTATGGCTGGAGAGCTTGATTTTTATGAAAGTTTAGTAAAAAGAGTAAAATTTATAGAAGGATTAAAACTTCAAGACGCTATAAAAATAACTTCAAATTTGCCGTTTATAGACGGTGCTGGTGAAATTATCTCATATTTAAAAGCAAAAGATATCAAAACTATCGTATTTAGCGGTGGATTTCATATAGCAACTGACGCTGCTCAGGCTAAGCTTAAATTTGATATAAATTTTGCAAACGAGCTTCATCACAAAAATAGCATTTTAACAGGATCTGTCGGCGGAGAGATGATGTTTGGAGACTCAAAAGGAAAGATGCTTGCACGCTTAAAAAGTTTTTTAAATTTAAAAGATGATGAGATAGTTTGCGTCGGAGACGGTGCAAATGATGTTTCTATGTTTAAAGAAGCAGGTATGGGCATAGCATTTTGCGCAAATGAGATCTTGAAAAAAGCCGCAACTCATATAGTAGATACAAAAGATTTAAGGGAATTAAAACAAATTTTATAAGGTGGTTATTTATGTATAGGGATATCAAATTTTCACTTTGGTGTGATTTTTTGGAGAGAGATTTTATAAACGGCGAGTTTTTAAATTTAATAGAAAATTCGGTTATAAACGGTGCTACGAGCAATCCGTCGATATTTAAATCTGCTATTTGCTCATCTCTGGCTTACGCGGCTTCAAAAGAGGAATACAAAAGAAAAAGTCCAAAAGAGCTATACGAAATTTTAGCTACAACGGATATAAAAATGGCTGCAAATAAACTTCTAAAAAACTATGCAAATGACGATGACGGTTTTGTTAGCCTAGAAGTTGATCCAAATTTATATGATGATAGTGAAGGCACTTATAAAGAGGGAAAAAAACTATTTAACACTATCAAGATGCCAAATGTAATGATAAAAGTTCCAGCCACTGATAGCGGATATGAGGCTATGAGTGATCTTATGAAAAAGGGAATTAATGTAAATGCTACTCTGGTATTTTCAATCTCTCAAGTAAAAGAGTGTTTAGAGGCTTTTAACGAAGGAAGTAGAGCTTACGCTAAAAGATTTCCAGGAACTCCGCTTCCAAAAGGAGTTATCAGTATATTTGTTAGTCGTTTTGATAGACTGCTTGATGAGAGTCTTAAAAACGCTGGATTAGCGACTTCTAAGTACGGAATTTACAATGCTACAAAAGCTTATAAAATAATAGAACAACAAGATAATAAAAATATAAGAGCTCTTTTTGCTAGCACAGGAGTAAAAGGTGATGAGTTGCCGGCTGATTACTATATAAAAGAGCTTTTATATAAAAATGCTATAAATACCGCTCCTCTTAACACCATAAAAGAGTTTATCAAAGATATGAGTGAGCCAAAATCTCCACTTGAATGCAGCGTTATAGACGAGTATTTTGATAGAGCTAAAAAGGCTGATATAAACTATGAAAAGAGTTGTAAAATACTTTTAGAAGATGGTTTAAAAGCATTTTGTGAGGCGTTTGATGATATTTTAACAAGCTTAAAATAAGGCGAGATTATGGATTATGATATAAATATCGATCAGCTTGATTTTAAGCTAAGAGATGAGTTAAATATATATTTGTTAGAGCTTATAAACTCTTCAGGAAGTGACTTGCATATAAAAGCTGAAGGCATCATAAGAAAACGTGTAAAAGGCGAGATAGTTCCTATATCCAATAAACGCGTTTTAAGCTCAAAAGAGGCGATCACTCTTGCAAAAGAGCTTTTAAGAAGCAGGTTTAATGAGCTAGTCGATAAAAAAAGTGTAGATTTTACTTATAAATTTAACGATGATTATAGATTTCGTGTAAATACGTTTTTCCAGATGGATGGTGTAAGTTTTGTGTTTCGTACCATTCCTACAAAACCTCCTACATTTGATGAGCTAAGGCTTCCCAACGCCGTTAAGCAGATGTGTAAAGAAATTTATAGAGGTATAATCCTAGTAACAGGACCTACAGGAAGTGGTAAAACTACAACTCTTGCTAGTATGATAAATTACATAAATAACCATAGAAGATCGCATATTATAACGATAGAAGATCCTATAGAGTTTGTATATAAAGATGAAAATTGCATTATCAATCAAAGAAGCATCGGTCAAGATACTGCAAATTTCGCAGATGCTCTTAGAGGCGCTTTGAGAGAGGATCCAGATATTATATTAGTTGGAGAGATGAGAGATCTTGAAACCATAGAGATAGCTATGCACGCAGCTGAAACAGGGCACCTTGTTTTATCCACTTTGCATACGGTGGATGCTAAAGATACTATTGGTAGAATAATTAGTATGTTCCCAGGAAATGAACAAAATCGTATAAAATTGAGTTTGGCTTCTGTATTAAAAGGGATTATCAGTCAAAGACTTTGTAAGAGAGCTGATGGAAAGGGCAGAGTTGCCGCTCTTGAGATAATGCTCGCAACTCCTAGAATAAAAAATTTGATCTTAGAAAACAGAGCATCAGATCTGATATACGACGCGATAGCAGAAAGTTCTGCAAATAGCGGTATGCAGACGTTTGATACGCATTTGTTGAAGCTTTTTATAGACGGTATCATCACAAGAGAAGAAGCTTTAGAAATTTCAAGCAGAAGAAATGATCTAGAAATTCGTATGAAAGCTGCTGAGCTTGAGTCTAGTTTAAGTAAAACGACGCAAAACAAAGATAATAGAGAAATCGATGATCTAATAGCGTTAAAAAATATCGGCTAAGCTTAAATTTAACCGTATTTTGGTATAATCGCCAACTATTTTATTTCACAAGGAAACATAATGTTAGAAGGTATCGTTAGAGAGAGTATTGACAAGAGAAGTACAAAAGCTCTTAGAAAAGATGGTTATCTAATCGCTAACATTTACGCAAAAGGTGTTGAGAATATTAACGCTGCATTTAAAGTAAATGATTTTATCAAAGCCGTAAAAAGCAAGAGCGATCTGAAATTCCAAGTTAGCGTAGGTGGAAAAACCTATGACGTAGTAGTTGTTGATTATCAAAAACACCCAGTAACAAGTGCATTAAAGCATGTTGATTTAAAAGTCGTGCTTGATGATGAAATATCAAAATATATGATTCCTGTTAAGCCTTTTGGAACACCTATTGGTTTTAAGAACAAAGGCGTTTTACTTCAATCTAAAAAACGTTTAGCCGTAAAATGTAAAGGTAAAGATCTTATAAATAGCTTTGATGTTGATGTAAGCGGACTTGATATAGATGATACTATACTTGTACGTGATATAAAAACAGTTCCGGGCGTTCGTATTTTAGATGCTGATCGCGTTGCTGTACTAGGCGTAATAAAAGCTAAATAATGACTCTTGTAGCCGGACTTGGCAATATAGGCAAAGAGTATGAAAATACTCGCCATAATGTCGGTTTTATGTTGATAGATTCTATGATTAAAGACGGCGGATTTACCAACGTAAGCTCCGGCAAATTTCAAGGCGAACTTTTTAAAAAAGGTTCGCTTCTTCTTCTTAAACCATCTACTTTTATGAATTTAAGCGGTAATTCTTTAAAAGCCGTTAATGACTTTTATAAGCCAGATATGATAATTGTTATCCATGATGACCTTGATCTTCCTTTTGGAACGGTGAGATTTAAACGCGGCGGAAGTAGCGGAGGACACAACGGTATCAAATCCATAGATAGTCTTATAGGGAACGACTATGATCGTGTTCGTATCGGGATAGGACGTGGAAATAATACTGTTATTAGCTACGTTTTAGGCGAATTTATCGATGATGAAAAAGATAGGCTAAAAGATATTTTAACGCATTGTAAAAATGCTGTTTTAGAGCTTATAACTTGTGGCGATATAACTCAAATTTCTTCAAAATTTACACTTAAAGCTTGATTTTAAGTTTTCAAATTTATATTTTATCCAATTCTTGATATAATTGTTTTTTTACATAAATATAAAGATGAGAAAATGAGATTAAACGATATAAAAACTCCTGCTTATGTTTGCGAAGAGGCTATTCTTGAAAATAATCTGAAAATTCTAAAAAATATTAGCGATGAAAGCGGAGCAAAGGTGCTTTGCGCTTTAAAAGGTTTTGCATTTAGTGGTGGTATGGAGTTAGTCGCAAAGTATCTCAACGGTGCGACTTGTAGCGGTTTGCATGAAGCGAAATACGCTAAATTCCACGGATTTAAAGAAGTTCATACTTACTCTCCAGCTTTTAGCGATGATGATATAGACGAGGTTCTAAGTCTATCTCATCACGTGGTATTTAACAGTTTTGCGCAGTGGGATAAATTTAAAATAAAAGCTATAAAAAGCGGTAAAAGTATAGGACTGCGAATAAACCCTGAAGTTTCATCAAGTCCGACTGATATGTATAATCCTTGCAGTAAGTTTTCAAGGCTTGGTATAACAAAAGCGAATTTCAATGAGGCAAATATAGATGGTATCGATGGACTTCATTTTCATGCACTTTGTGAAGAGAGTGCCAGAAGTTTAGAGCTTGTTTTATGCAAATTTGAAGAGCAGTTTGGGAATCTTATACCAAAAATGAAATGGATAAATTTCGGCGGTGGCCATCATATCACAAAAAGCGGATACGATATAAATTTGCTCATAGATCTTATAAAAAAATTTAGAAAAAAATACGGCGTAGAGGTTTTCATAGAACCAGGCGAAGCAGTAGGTTGGCAATGCGGATTTTTGATCTCAAGTGTTCTTGATATCGTAGAAAACGAAGAAAAAACTTGTATAATCGACGCTTCTGCGGAGTGTCATATGCCAGATACCGTTCTTATGCCTTACCGTCCAAAAATGCGTGGCGAGAGCAGTAATGGTAAATTTGCGTATCGTTTTGGTGGCGCTACTTGTCTTGCTGGAGATATCGTAGGAGCGGCTGCTGGAGATCCTATTTTTAAATTTGATAATGAGATAAAAGTCGGCGATAAGGTTATTTTTGAAGATCAAATTCACTACACTATAGTCAAAAACAGTACGTTTAATGGCGTAAAACTTCCAAATTTAGTTATGATAAGCAAAAGCGGAGAGATCAAGACTGTGCGCGAGTTTGGCTATGACGAGTATAGTCGCAGAAATTAAATTTGTTTATTAAAACAATAATTCGATAAATTGGATATAATTTATAAATTCAAGGTTTGAATACTACGAAGCAAGGAGAAATTATGCAGATTGATTGTCGTGGGCTTGAGTGCCCAAAGCCAATTATTGAAACTAAAGATGCTTTAAATGAGCTTAGCATCGGAGATAAACTCGAAATAGCAGTTAATAGTCCTGCTCCATTAGCAAATGTTCAGAAGTTTTTAAGTGCAAACGGTTTGGAGTTTGATATCTTTCAAAACGGAAGTGAATACACTATCACTGTTGTTAAAAGTCATGAACTTATGGAAATAGATATGCAAAACTATAGTTGCGAAATGGATTTTCAAAAGCATAAAATACTGTTTTTAAAAGATGATAAAGTTGGTAGTGATCCTATAGGAAAAGGACTTTTAACTAAATTTTTAAGTACGATATCTGCTGTTCAAGCAGACAAAAGAGTTACTCATATTATCTGTGTGAATGAAGCCGTTCTTATGACTACAAATAGATCTCATCCTAGCTTTGCTGTGCTAAAAGATCTCTCATCATTCGGAATAAATGTGCTTAGTTGTGGTAGTTGTTTAGAAGCTCTTGGTCTTGTTGATAGGCTTGGAGTAGGGCAGATCAGCAATGCCTTTGAAATAATGAATTTAATGTTAGAAAATGAAACAGTTTATCTATAATAATAAAAATCTTACTAAATTTATAAAAGCGTCAGGTTGCGCTGCCAAACTAGACCCGTCGGGTTTAACACAAAGCATCGGCAGCATTTTAGAGCCTCATAGTAAGCTTTTATCATCTATAAGTAGCAATGAAGATGCTGGGGTATTTTTACTAGAAGATGGTAGCGCTATCGTGCAGACTTTGGATTTTATAACTCCAGTAGTCGATGATCCGTTTTTATATGGAATGATAGCAGCCGCAAACTCTCTAAGTGATATATTTGCTATGGGTGCAAAAGCAATGACTGCTATGAATATAGTCGGTTTTGATAGTTGTCATTTTGAAAATGAAGTTTTAAAAGAGATTATGGCTGGAGGAAAAAGCAAGATAAAAGAGTGCGGCGCGGTTTTAGTAGGCGGACATAGCATAGAAACTGTAGAAACTATTTATGGACTAAGCGTAACAGGAAGTGTAGATAGCAGCAAGTTTTGGTCAAATAATTCAGCAAAAATGGGCGATATGTTGATACTAACAAAACCTCTTGGAAGCGGCGTTTTAACAACTGCTTTAAAAGCGGATATGCTGAGTTTAGATGAGATACGTGAGATTTCAAATTTAATGTCTCAGCTAAACTTTTACGCTGTTGATGCTCTATCTGGTTTAAAAGTCAATGCTGCTACTGATGTTACTGGATTTGGATTTTTGGGTCATTTGAGCGAAATGTTAAGAGATGATGTAAGTTTTGATATATATAAAAACAGCATTCCTTTACTAGCTAGTGCTAAGAAGTTTTCAAATTTAGGTCTGATTCCTGAGGGAAGTTATAAAAATAGTGTTTTTACCGCTGAAATTTGTAATATCAAACCAGATATCTTGCTAAGCGATGCGCAAACTAGCGGAGGACTTATCATTAGTATAAATGAAGATGATGCTTACAAAGCGCTTTCAAATTTAAAAAACGCAGGATATGAGAGCTCTTGTATAGTTGGAACCGTAAAAAGAAAAAGTGAATATAAAATAAATTTAATCTAGGAGCAATAAATGAATGTTAAAGAGGCTTTAAACTTTCGTCATGCATGTAAGATTTTTGATGAAAATAGAAAAATAGACAGCGCGGATTTTGATGATATTTTAGAAGCTGGTCGCTTGTCCCCATCTTCTATGGGTATGCAACCGTGGGAATTTGAAGTGATAGAAGATAAAAAGCTTTTAGAAGAGATGAGAAAAGCGTGCTGGGGTCAAGTTCAGATCACGACTGCGTCAAAAGTTGTCGTGATATACGCTAAAATAGATGATCTAAGAGCTAGCTCAAACTATGCTAAATCCATAATATGTGGTAGAAAAGATAAAAGTGAAGAGGAGCAAAAAGCGTACTTACAAAGATATGCAAATATGCTTAAAGATAACGAAGGCACTAGCGATAAAGATATTTTTAGTTGGGCTAGAGCTCAGTGCTATTTGGCAGCGCAAAATATGATGATGCAAGCTGCTTTTTTAGGAATAGACAGCTGCCCTATGGAGGGATTTGTACGAGATGAACTAGAAAGCGTTTTAAGTATAGATACGAAACAAAAAAGAGTTGCTCTTGTGCTTACTTTTGGATATAGGAAAAATCCTGCTAGCAAAAAACAGAGACGAGATATAAAAGATATCGTAAAATACAGATAAGTAAAATATCGTGGCAGACGATCAAGAAAAAACAGAAGAACCCACCGGGAAAAAGCTAGAAGACGCTAGAAATAAAGGCAACGTCGCAAAATCTCAAGACGTAAGCGGTTTTGTGACGTTGTTAGTAGGATTTGCAGCTCTTGTTGGGCTTTTAGGATTTATGGGAGAGAGACTAGTAAATCTTTATCTTTACTATCAAGGTCTTATCGGCGTGGAGATTACTCGTGAGCTGTTTTTTAGGATAACTATCCATTCAATGCTTCAGACGCTTTTGATAATTTTGCCAGTAGCTATTTGTATTATGATAGCAGGAATCATATCAAATGTAATGCAGTTTGGATTTTTATTTACCGTTGAGCCTATTATGCCAAATTTCAGTAAAATCGATCCGATAAAAGGTATCGCAAATCTGTTTTCTTTGAAAAAACTTATCGATTCTATTAAAATTATATTGAAAGTAAGCGCCGTTTTTGGCGTCGCATTTTACTTTTTTTTGCAGTTTGTAAAAGAACTTCCTCATACTATATTTTTCTCAATGTTTAATCAGCTTTTATGGCTTAAAGAGAAGATGCTTATATTAGCCGGAGTTATGTTGCTCTTGTTTTTGATAATTGCTATAGCAGATATTTTTATCGTACGTTATCAGTACTTTAAAGGTCTTAGAATGAGCAAACAAGAGATAAAAGATGAGTTTAAACAGATGGAAGGAGATCCAAAAGTAAAAGGTCGCATAAGACAGCTTCAGATGCAAGCAGCAAGAAAAAGAATGATGCAAAATATCCCTACTGCAGATGTCGTTATCACAAACCCTACTCACTACGCTGTGGCTCTGCGCTATGACAAAGAAAAAGAAAAAGCTCCGATTGTTTTAGCAAAAGGCGTGGATCATTTAGCACTGCGCATTAGAAAGATAGCTACGGAAAATGGTATTCAAATAGTAGAAAATCCGCCTCTTGCAAGGGAGCTTTATAAACTATGTGATGTCGATGATCAGATACCAGCAAATTTATTTCAAGCCGTTGCCGAGGTGTTAAGCTTCGTTTATCTCGGCAATAGAGCTAAATTTGAAAGCAAGTTAAAATAATCAAATTTCTATTTAAATTTAAAAATAAGTTCTAAATTTAAAACTCGTTTTGAGATTTACTAGCTTTTCTAAGTACGATATATCCAGCCACTGCGCACATAGTGCTGGCTAATAATATGGCGATTTTATTTGCATATAAAAACGCGTCACTCTCGGCGTATGCTAAACCATCTATGAAAAGACTCATACTCATACCAACTCCAGTTAGTATGGATAATCCATATAGATGTAGCCATCCACAGCCATTAGGAAGCTCTGCTAACTTGCATTTTATAGCTAAAAAAGCAAAGCTAAATACTCCTATTTGCTTACCGATAAATAGTCCAAATATTATCCCAAGTGGTACTGGATGAGTTAAGTTTAAGATAGAGTCCTTGCTAAATACGACTCCTGCATTTGAAAAAGCAAATATAGGAAGTATCAAAAACGCTACGATCGGATGCAAAAAGTGCATTATTGACTGTAGCATTCCATGCTCAGGATCTCCATCTTCATCTCTTAAAGGTATAAACATACTTGCTATGATTCCAGCTAAAGTAGCATGAACCCCGCTCATAAGCACAGATACCCATAATACTAGACCACATAATAAATAGACATAGGTATTTTGATTATTTTTATAATTTAAAATAGTTAGAACGACTATAGCGCAAAATGATATGAAAAGAGATATTATGCTTAATGTTTTAGTATAAAATATAGCTATGATGATTATAGCAGCCACATCATCTATGATAGCAAGGCTTAACAAAAATAGCTTCAAGCTAATAGGAATTCTACTTCCAAGCAAAAACAGCACCGCTAAAGCAAACGCAGTATCGCTAACTGTAGGTATAGCCCAACCATTTACATCAAAGCTATTTGAGTGATTTAGTATGTAAAAGATGACGGCTGGAACTATCACGCCGCCGATTCCTGCTATGCTAGGAAGAGCTACTTTGCTAATTGAGTTTAATTCGCCTTCTAAAAACTCATATTTAAGCTCAAGTCCTATAAAAAAGAAAAATATCGCCATAAGTCCGTCATTTACCCATAAAATCGTAGGCTTTATCAGCTTAAATTCGCCAAAAATTATACCAGAGTCAAGTCTTAATATCTCGCTGTAAAATTCGTTTAAAACACCGTTATTAGCTAGTATAAGAGCCAATATCATAGCTAATATTATGAGTATGCCGCTTGCTGATTCCTTTTGTAAGAAATTTTTAATTATATTCATCTTTGACCTTTATGGTATTATTGGCAAATTAAATTAAAATATATGTAAAGTGATTTAAATGCGTGATGTAGCTGAATTTTATCTGGAATTTATTAACAAATTACTAAAAATTATATATTTTTTTAAATTTTTGCAATTATCGAAATATGGTTAAGCTGTGGATATACCACTATAATTTACAGATTATTTTATACGTTTTCAAAGTGTTATGCTTTGTAAGAAATCATAATTAAAATTAAATTAAATTCAAATATAATTAAATATTTTATAAATGCAATTTTGCCATTATACTATGAATATATTTTTAAATTTATAACTGTTTTAAATTTAAAACAGTTTATATCAGCCGGTTTTTAAATTTAAACTCAGCTAATATAAATTTACTTCAAAAGCCCCATATCTTTTAGTTCGTTTTCTAAAAACTCTCCAGTAAATGAGCCTGTTTTTTTATATTTTTTAGCTACTTCGATAGGAGTTCCTTTAGAGATCACTTTTCCGCCTCCAGCTCCGCCCTCAGGTCCCATATCTATCAGATAGTCGCAGTTTTTTATAACATCAAGGTTATGTTCTATGACTATGACAGAATTCCCAAGATCTACTAAATGATGCAAGACTTTTACTAGTCTATCCACATCGGCAAAATGAAGGCCAGTAGTTGGCTCATCAAGCACGTACAAAGTGTTTCCAGTATCGCTTCTGCTGAGTTCTTTTGAAAGCTTTATGCGTTGTGCTTCGCCGCCGCTTAGAGTGGTTGCTGGCTGACCTAAAGTCACGTATCCAAGTCCGACATCGCTTATAGTTTTTAGTTTTGCATAAATTTTTGGTACAGCTTTGAAAAAAGTAAGCGCTTCATCTACGCTCATATTTAAAACTTCGGCTATATTTTTGCCTTTATACTCTATCTCTAAAGTCTGGGCGTTGTAGCGAGAGCCTTTGCAGATATCACAAACTACGTTGATATCTGGTAAAAAGTGCATTTCTACTTTTATCTCTCCTTCTCCGCTACATTTTTCGCATCTACCGCCTTTTACGTTGAAACTAAATCTTCCTATTTTGTATCCTCTGAGTTTTGCTTCTTTTGTAGAGGCAAAAAGCCCTCTTATCTCATCCATAACTCCAGTATAGGTTGCAGGGTTGCTGCGTGGCGTACGACCGATAGGGCTTTGATCAAGGTAGATAACTTTATCGAGATATTCCAAGCCTTCTATTTTGACGCCTTTTATCTTTTGTACTTTTTTGGCTCTATTTAACTCTTCAAGAGCAGTTGGAAGTAGAGTTTGGAGTACGAGTGAGCTTTTTCCACTACCGCTTACTCCTGTTACTCCTACTAAATTTCTAAGCGGAAATTTGACGTTTAAATTTGAAATGTTATTTAAATTTACGTTACTTATGCTTAGAAAGTCACTTTGTTTTCTACCTTTGTAGTAGTTTATGGAGTTTGTACCGTTTATATAGTTTGCTGTTTGAGTGTTTGATCTTAAAAGCTCTTTGTAAGTTCCTGCAAATACAACTTCTCCGCCATGAATTCCTGCTCCAGGACCGATATCTACGATAAAATCAGCCGCTTCTATGGTTTTTTTGTCGTGCTCGACTACGATTACTGTATTTCCTTTTTCTTGCAAGCTTCTTAATGTTTTTATGAGTTTTAAAGTGTCTCTTTCGTGAAGTCCTATGCTAGGCTCATCAAGCACGTACATTACGCCACTAAGTCCGCTTCCTATCTGGCTTGCGATACGAATTCTTTGGGCTTCACCACCACTTATAGTTCTAGCGTCTCTACCAAGACTTAGATATCCAAGTCCGACATCATAAAGAAAAAATAGTCTTTCGTTTATCTCTTTTAAGATAGGCGAGGCGATCATCTTTTGCTGATCATTTAGATGAATGAAATTTGAACTATCGCTAAAAAATTTAGTGCAGTTTTCGATACTCATATCTATGATATCGCCTATGGTTTTTTCAGCGACTTTGACTGCTAAACTCTCTTGTTTTAGGCGCTTAGCGTTACAAACTTCACACTGTTTTTCAGTCATATAATCGCTAAAATCTTTATCGTCTTTTAAAATTTCATAGGCGATTTTTAAGACGCCATCAAAAGTTTTACTTATCTTA is from Campylobacter fetus subsp. testudinum 03-427 and encodes:
- the selD gene encoding selenophosphate synthetase (Pfam matches to PF02769.18 AIRS_C, and to PF00586.20 AIRS); its protein translation is MKQFIYNNKNLTKFIKASGCAAKLDPSGLTQSIGSILEPHSKLLSSISSNEDAGVFLLEDGSAIVQTLDFITPVVDDPFLYGMIAAANSLSDIFAMGAKAMTAMNIVGFDSCHFENEVLKEIMAGGKSKIKECGAVLVGGHSIETVETIYGLSVTGSVDSSKFWSNNSAKMGDMLILTKPLGSGVLTTALKADMLSLDEIREISNLMSQLNFYAVDALSGLKVNAATDVTGFGFLGHLSEMLRDDVSFDIYKNSIPLLASAKKFSNLGLIPEGSYKNSVFTAEICNIKPDILLSDAQTSGGLIISINEDDAYKALSNLKNAGYESSCIVGTVKRKSEYKINLI
- a CDS encoding nitroreductase (Pfam match to PF00881.20 Nitroreductase); translated protein: MNVKEALNFRHACKIFDENRKIDSADFDDILEAGRLSPSSMGMQPWEFEVIEDKKLLEEMRKACWGQVQITTASKVVVIYAKIDDLRASSNYAKSIICGRKDKSEEEQKAYLQRYANMLKDNEGTSDKDIFSWARAQCYLAAQNMMMQAAFLGIDSCPMEGFVRDELESVLSIDTKQKRVALVLTFGYRKNPASKKQRRDIKDIVKYR
- the flhB gene encoding flagellar export apparatus, flagellar biosynthetic protein FlhB (Pfam match to PF01312.15 Bac_export_2); this encodes MADDQEKTEEPTGKKLEDARNKGNVAKSQDVSGFVTLLVGFAALVGLLGFMGERLVNLYLYYQGLIGVEITRELFFRITIHSMLQTLLIILPVAICIMIAGIISNVMQFGFLFTVEPIMPNFSKIDPIKGIANLFSLKKLIDSIKIILKVSAVFGVAFYFFLQFVKELPHTIFFSMFNQLLWLKEKMLILAGVMLLLFLIIAIADIFIVRYQYFKGLRMSKQEIKDEFKQMEGDPKVKGRIRQLQMQAARKRMMQNIPTADVVITNPTHYAVALRYDKEKEKAPIVLAKGVDHLALRIRKIATENGIQIVENPPLARELYKLCDVDDQIPANLFQAVAEVLSFVYLGNRAKFESKLK
- the nhaA1 gene encoding Na+/H+ antiporter (Pfam match to PF06965.8 Na_H_antiport_1), which codes for MNIIKNFLQKESASGILIILAMILALILANNGVLNEFYSEILRLDSGIIFGEFKLIKPTILWVNDGLMAIFFFFIGLELKYEFLEGELNSISKVALPSIAGIGGVIVPAVIFYILNHSNSFDVNGWAIPTVSDTAFALAVLFLLGSRIPISLKLFLLSLAIIDDVAAIIIIAIFYTKTLSIISLFISFCAIVVLTILNYKNNQNTYVYLLCGLVLWVSVLMSGVHATLAGIIASMFIPLRDEDGDPEHGMLQSIMHFLHPIVAFLILPIFAFSNAGVVFSKDSILNLTHPVPLGIIFGLFIGKQIGVFSFAFLAIKCKLAELPNGCGWLHLYGLSILTGVGMSMSLFIDGLAYAESDAFLYANKIAILLASTMCAVAGYIVLRKASKSQNEF
- the uvrA gene encoding UvrABC nucleotide excision repair complex, subunit UvrA translates to MRETIKITGAKEHNLKNISLEIPKNRLVVFTGLSGSGKSTLAFDTLYAEGQRRYIESLSSYARQFLDRVGKPDVDHIEGLTPAIAIDQKSTSKNPRSTVGTITEIYDYLRLLYARIGVQHCHKCGKIVSKMSASDIIDQILKLPNDAKITILAPIVREKKGSFTDELESLANKGYVRAMIDGVMVRLDEEIELSKTKKHTIKVVIDRVVISPENSSRIASDVEKALHESFGEVEIDISNAEELSLEKSFIHFSEHNACFDCKISFNALEPLSFSFNSPKGACPSCDGLGIRFSLDLNKIIDENLSVEGGAIKVMYGFNKSYFYKFTLAFCEQNGINIKTPYYELSDDEKRLILYGNAKNIDFLWKRHKISKTFDGVLKIAYEILKDDKDFSDYMTEKQCEVCNAKRLKQESLAVKVAEKTIGDIIDMSIENCTKFFSDSSNFIHLNDQQKMIASPILKEINERLFFLYDVGLGYLSLGRDARTISGGEAQRIRIASQIGSGLSGVMYVLDEPSIGLHERDTLKLIKTLRSLQEKGNTVIVVEHDKKTIEAADFIVDIGPGAGIHGGEVVFAGTYKELLRSNTQTANYINGTNSINYYKGRKQSDFLSISNVNLNNISNLNVKFPLRNLVGVTGVSGSGKSSLVLQTLLPTALEELNRAKKVQKIKGVKIEGLEYLDKVIYLDQSPIGRTPRSNPATYTGVMDEIRGLFASTKEAKLRGYKIGRFSFNVKGGRCEKCSGEGEIKVEMHFLPDINVVCDICKGSRYNAQTLEIEYKGKNIAEVLNMSVDEALTFFKAVPKIYAKLKTISDVGLGYVTLGQPATTLSGGEAQRIKLSKELSRSDTGNTLYVLDEPTTGLHFADVDRLVKVLHHLVDLGNSVIVIEHNLDVIKNCDYLIDMGPEGGAGGGKVISKGTPIEVAKKYKKTGSFTGEFLENELKDMGLLK